A window from Dunckerocampus dactyliophorus isolate RoL2022-P2 chromosome 15, RoL_Ddac_1.1, whole genome shotgun sequence encodes these proteins:
- the llph gene encoding protein LLP homolog yields MAKSLRSKWKRKMRAEKRKNNAPKELARLKQALSHDKKGDAMMSDMQEIATVVPAEKIKKDADVDITEAGDEGKMDLDSKRNKKTLLNEHGQYPAWMNQRQAKKLKSKRMAKKGGQGKKKKGIAW; encoded by the exons ATGGCCAAAAGCTTGCGGAGTAAATGGAAGAGGAAGATGCGAGCAGAAAAGAGGAAGAACAATGCCCCGAAGGAGTTAGCCCGGCTGAAACAAGCCCTGAGTCATGACAAGAAAGGTGATGCCATGATGAGCGACATGCAGGAGATCGCCACGGTGGTGCCAGCTGAAAAGATCAAGAAGGATGCTGACGTTGACATTACAGAAGCTGGTGATG AGGGGAAAATGGACTTGGACAGCAAGCGCAACAAGAAGACTCTCCTGAACGAACACGGACAGTATCCTGCATGGATGAACCAGCGACAGGCTAAGAAGCTGAAAAGCAAGCGAATGGCTAAGAAAGGCGGCCAgggcaagaagaagaagggcATTGCCTGGTGA
- the pex26 gene encoding peroxisome assembly protein 26, with translation MSNPSASGNFAPVFNPPFSPPLTKMFNMLENATEQLMLLKDFQAAFQRCDRGLGSVADAGGEEEDVRAEMKAGFCIVGIQALAELNQWRGVLSWLLQHYKNQEEIPVKLMQMCILLYSQVGEPAAMREATRAWLHSPSNRCVSGFGTVAELYLLHVLLPLACTDQARDFVAGEVGSITFTEEQKQTALGVIEEAERQEQEPAVNADCSSSHASTTEGSLFHKLEAMLRLSFRRLMSGSVSFHKLFLAALLCYMLFLRLDPALPSSFMWISKLHQLLRELWKAVVGPYYQQRALKD, from the exons ATGAGCAACCCTTCTGCAAGTGGCAATTTTGCGCCCGTCTTCAACCCACCGTTCTCTCCTCCTCTAACAAAAATGTTTAACATGTTGGAGAATGCTACAGAACAACTGATGCTACTTAAAGACTTCCAGGCTGCCTTTCAAAGATGCGACAGAGGCCTGGGTAGTGTCGCAGATgctggaggagaagaagaggacGTGAG GGCCGAGATGAAGGCTGGCTTTTGCATCGTGGGGATCCAAGCTCTTGCTGAGCTGAATCAGTGGCGTGGTGTCCTCTCCTGGCTTCTTCAACATTATAAGAATCAGGAGGAAATACCTGTTAAACTCATGCAAATGTG CATCCTTCTTTATTCCCAGGTGGGGGAGCCAGCTGCGATGCGGGAGGCCACACGGGCATGGCTGCACAGCCCGTCCAACCGCTGTGTCTCTGGCTTTGGCACGGTGGCCGAGCTGTACCTCCTGCATGTCCTCTTGCCGCTAGCATGCACGGACCAGGCCAGAGATTTTGTCGCTGGTGAAGTGGGAAGCATCACGTTCACAGAAGAGCAAAAGCAGACAGCACTGGGCGTGATAGAAGAAGCTGAGCGTCAGGAACAGGAGCCCGCTGTCAATGCAGATTGTAGCAGTAGTCATGCTTCCACAACAGAAG GTTCCCTTTTCCATAAACTGGAAGCTATGTTGAGACTTTCCTTCAGGAGATTGATGTCTGGATCTGTCTCATTCCATAAGCTCTTCTTGGCTGCTCTTCTTTGCTACATGTTGTTTTTACGCTTGGATCCAG CTCTTCCGTCATCCTTCATGTGGATTTCCAAGCTTCATCAGCTGCTCAGAGAGCTGTGGAAAGCCGTGGTGGGCCCGTATTACCAGCAGAGAGCTCTGAAAGACTGA
- the hcls1 gene encoding src substrate protein p85-like isoform X3, whose protein sequence is MWKSAVGHNVSMKVAAEGDDWETDPDFENDVSEHEQRWGAKTIEGSGRKEHISVAKLRHTVAAEHEQVKHQEKTPKASYGYGGRFGVEKDRMDKVAMGHDYVAQVERHSSQKDAARGFGGKFGVEKDRVDKSALGFEYKGQVQQHTSQTDYSKGFGGKYGVEKDKVDKAALGYDYKGQTEKHQSQRDYSKGFGGKYGVEKEKVDKAAVGYDYLGRTEKHQSQKAAASAGKLKARFESMAKASDEENRQRVEEERSRRKDREKREQEEAKRRQQEQKSREEHLHAAECEAPPQVYPNIPEEPKPQPKCEEEEAPVLPPRADRFLDYPPPPMVEEEDIGVYDEGEEYKEIPPAPPVEEEEDMGVYDEVTAEDGGEEYEEVATAPPPAWPATGDYEDLSGGVQAKALYDYQGEDIDEISFNPDDVITNIEMIDEGWWKGSCHGRTGLFPAAYVQLMQ, encoded by the exons ATGTGGAAGTCAGCGGTGGGCCACAATGTGAGCATGAAGGTGGCTGCAGAAGGCGATGACTGGGAGACCGACCCGGACTTTGAG AATGATGTGTCGGAGCACGAGCAGAGGTGGGGGGCCAAGACTATTGAAGGCTCTGGCCGCAAAGAGCACATCAG TGTTGCAAAGCTGAGACACACAGTGGCCGCCGAGCACGAGCAGGTGAAGCATCAGGAGAAGACCCCCAAAGCGTCCTACGGCTACGGGGGGAGGTTTGGCGTGGAGAAGGACCGCATGGACAAG GTGGCCATGGGACACGACTACGTGGCTCAGGTGGAGCGGCACAGCTCCCAGAAAGATGCGGCCAGAGGCTTTGGAGGGAAATTTGGGGTGGAGAAAGATCGTGTGGACAAG TCTGCTCTGGGCTTTGAGTATAAAGGACAAGTCCAGCAGCATACGTCACAGACAG ACTACTCCAAAGGCTTTGGAGGCAAATACGGGGTGGAGAAGGACAAGGTGGACAAAGCCGCGCTGGGCTACGACTACAAAGGCCAGACAGAGAAGCATCAGTCTCAGAGAG ATTATTCCAAAGGCTTTGGCGGCAAATACGGCGTGGAGAAAGAGAAAGTGGACAAAGCCGCCGTGGGGTACGACTATTTGGGCCGCACGGAAAAGCACCAGTCCCAAAAAG CCGCCGCCAGCGCGGGGAAGCTGAAGGCTCGTTTCGAGAGCATGGCCAAGGCCTCCGATGAGGAGAACAGGCAGAGAGTAGAAGAAGAGAGAAGCAGGAGGAAGGACCGAGAGAAGAGAGAGCAAGAGGAAGCCAAACGTAGACAACAG GAGCAGAAGAGCAGAGAGGAACATCTTCAtgcagcagagtgtgaagcCCCACCACAGGTCTACCCGAACATACCAGAAGAACCGAAACCACAG CCAAAatgcgaggaggaggaggctccAGTCTTGCCTCCACGCGCAGACCGTTTCCTGGATTACCCGCCGCCCCccatggtggaggaggaggatatTGGTGTGTATGATGAAGGTGAGGAGTACAAGGAGATCCCTCCAGCGCCCcctgtggaggaggaggaggatatgGGCGTATATGATGAAGTGACGGCAGAAGATGGAGGCGAGGAGTACGAGGAAGTTGCCACAGCACCCCCACCAGCTTGGCCGG CTACCGGCGACTACGAAGACCTGTCAGGTGGCGTCCAAGCAAAAGCACTTTATGACTATCAAGGAG AGGACATCGACGAGATCTCCTTCAATCCAGACGATGTGATCACCAACATAGAGATGATCGATGAGGGCTGGTGGAAGGGAAGTTGCCACGGACGCACCGGCCTCTTTCCAGCAGCGTACGTTCAGCTGATGCAGTGA
- the hcls1 gene encoding src substrate protein p85-like isoform X1, with protein sequence MWKSAVGHNVSMKVAAEGDDWETDPDFENDVSEHEQRWGAKTIEGSGRKEHISVAKLRHTVAAEHEQVKHQEKTPKASYGYGGRFGVEKDRMDKVAMGHDYVAQVERHSSQKDAARGFGGKFGVEKDRVDKSALGFEYKGQVQQHTSQTDYSKGFGGKYGVEKDKVDKAALGYDYKGQTEKHQSQRGESTLLLDSCSCSTHGSPFLPLLCIQPDYSKGFGGKYGVEKEKVDKAAVGYDYLGRTEKHQSQKDYATGFGGRYGVQSEHMDKSASGFSDMDSPASVYEKMQPVEASAASAGKLKARFESMAKASDEENRQRVEEERSRRKDREKREQEEAKRRQQEQKSREEHLHAAECEAPPQVYPNIPEEPKPQPKCEEEEAPVLPPRADRFLDYPPPPMVEEEDIGVYDEGEEYKEIPPAPPVEEEEDMGVYDEVTAEDGGEEYEEVATAPPPAWPATGDYEDLSGGVQAKALYDYQGEDIDEISFNPDDVITNIEMIDEGWWKGSCHGRTGLFPAAYVQLMQ encoded by the exons ATGTGGAAGTCAGCGGTGGGCCACAATGTGAGCATGAAGGTGGCTGCAGAAGGCGATGACTGGGAGACCGACCCGGACTTTGAG AATGATGTGTCGGAGCACGAGCAGAGGTGGGGGGCCAAGACTATTGAAGGCTCTGGCCGCAAAGAGCACATCAG TGTTGCAAAGCTGAGACACACAGTGGCCGCCGAGCACGAGCAGGTGAAGCATCAGGAGAAGACCCCCAAAGCGTCCTACGGCTACGGGGGGAGGTTTGGCGTGGAGAAGGACCGCATGGACAAG GTGGCCATGGGACACGACTACGTGGCTCAGGTGGAGCGGCACAGCTCCCAGAAAGATGCGGCCAGAGGCTTTGGAGGGAAATTTGGGGTGGAGAAAGATCGTGTGGACAAG TCTGCTCTGGGCTTTGAGTATAAAGGACAAGTCCAGCAGCATACGTCACAGACAG ACTACTCCAAAGGCTTTGGAGGCAAATACGGGGTGGAGAAGGACAAGGTGGACAAAGCCGCGCTGGGCTACGACTACAAAGGCCAGACAGAGAAGCATCAGTCTCAGAGAGGCGAGTCCACGCTGCTGCTCGACTCCTGCTCCTGCTCGACACACGGCTCACCTTTTCTCCCTCTCCTTTGTATCCAACCAGATTATTCCAAAGGCTTTGGCGGCAAATACGGCGTGGAGAAAGAGAAAGTGGACAAAGCCGCCGTGGGGTACGACTATTTGGGCCGCACGGAAAAGCACCAGTCCCAAAAAG ATTACGCAACAGGTTTCGGAGGTCGTTACGGTGTGCAGTCAGAGCACATGGATAAG AGCGCATCCGGCTTCTCCGACATGGACTCTCCTGCCTCCGTTTATGAGAAGATGCAGCCAGTAGAAGCCT CCGCCGCCAGCGCGGGGAAGCTGAAGGCTCGTTTCGAGAGCATGGCCAAGGCCTCCGATGAGGAGAACAGGCAGAGAGTAGAAGAAGAGAGAAGCAGGAGGAAGGACCGAGAGAAGAGAGAGCAAGAGGAAGCCAAACGTAGACAACAG GAGCAGAAGAGCAGAGAGGAACATCTTCAtgcagcagagtgtgaagcCCCACCACAGGTCTACCCGAACATACCAGAAGAACCGAAACCACAG CCAAAatgcgaggaggaggaggctccAGTCTTGCCTCCACGCGCAGACCGTTTCCTGGATTACCCGCCGCCCCccatggtggaggaggaggatatTGGTGTGTATGATGAAGGTGAGGAGTACAAGGAGATCCCTCCAGCGCCCcctgtggaggaggaggaggatatgGGCGTATATGATGAAGTGACGGCAGAAGATGGAGGCGAGGAGTACGAGGAAGTTGCCACAGCACCCCCACCAGCTTGGCCGG CTACCGGCGACTACGAAGACCTGTCAGGTGGCGTCCAAGCAAAAGCACTTTATGACTATCAAGGAG AGGACATCGACGAGATCTCCTTCAATCCAGACGATGTGATCACCAACATAGAGATGATCGATGAGGGCTGGTGGAAGGGAAGTTGCCACGGACGCACCGGCCTCTTTCCAGCAGCGTACGTTCAGCTGATGCAGTGA
- the hcls1 gene encoding src substrate protein p85-like isoform X2, translated as MWKSAVGHNVSMKVAAEGDDWETDPDFENDVSEHEQRWGAKTIEGSGRKEHISVAKLRHTVAAEHEQVKHQEKTPKASYGYGGRFGVEKDRMDKVAMGHDYVAQVERHSSQKDAARGFGGKFGVEKDRVDKSALGFEYKGQVQQHTSQTDYSKGFGGKYGVEKDKVDKAALGYDYKGQTEKHQSQRDYSKGFGGKYGVEKEKVDKAAVGYDYLGRTEKHQSQKDYATGFGGRYGVQSEHMDKSASGFSDMDSPASVYEKMQPVEASAASAGKLKARFESMAKASDEENRQRVEEERSRRKDREKREQEEAKRRQQEQKSREEHLHAAECEAPPQVYPNIPEEPKPQPKCEEEEAPVLPPRADRFLDYPPPPMVEEEDIGVYDEGEEYKEIPPAPPVEEEEDMGVYDEVTAEDGGEEYEEVATAPPPAWPATGDYEDLSGGVQAKALYDYQGEDIDEISFNPDDVITNIEMIDEGWWKGSCHGRTGLFPAAYVQLMQ; from the exons ATGTGGAAGTCAGCGGTGGGCCACAATGTGAGCATGAAGGTGGCTGCAGAAGGCGATGACTGGGAGACCGACCCGGACTTTGAG AATGATGTGTCGGAGCACGAGCAGAGGTGGGGGGCCAAGACTATTGAAGGCTCTGGCCGCAAAGAGCACATCAG TGTTGCAAAGCTGAGACACACAGTGGCCGCCGAGCACGAGCAGGTGAAGCATCAGGAGAAGACCCCCAAAGCGTCCTACGGCTACGGGGGGAGGTTTGGCGTGGAGAAGGACCGCATGGACAAG GTGGCCATGGGACACGACTACGTGGCTCAGGTGGAGCGGCACAGCTCCCAGAAAGATGCGGCCAGAGGCTTTGGAGGGAAATTTGGGGTGGAGAAAGATCGTGTGGACAAG TCTGCTCTGGGCTTTGAGTATAAAGGACAAGTCCAGCAGCATACGTCACAGACAG ACTACTCCAAAGGCTTTGGAGGCAAATACGGGGTGGAGAAGGACAAGGTGGACAAAGCCGCGCTGGGCTACGACTACAAAGGCCAGACAGAGAAGCATCAGTCTCAGAGAG ATTATTCCAAAGGCTTTGGCGGCAAATACGGCGTGGAGAAAGAGAAAGTGGACAAAGCCGCCGTGGGGTACGACTATTTGGGCCGCACGGAAAAGCACCAGTCCCAAAAAG ATTACGCAACAGGTTTCGGAGGTCGTTACGGTGTGCAGTCAGAGCACATGGATAAG AGCGCATCCGGCTTCTCCGACATGGACTCTCCTGCCTCCGTTTATGAGAAGATGCAGCCAGTAGAAGCCT CCGCCGCCAGCGCGGGGAAGCTGAAGGCTCGTTTCGAGAGCATGGCCAAGGCCTCCGATGAGGAGAACAGGCAGAGAGTAGAAGAAGAGAGAAGCAGGAGGAAGGACCGAGAGAAGAGAGAGCAAGAGGAAGCCAAACGTAGACAACAG GAGCAGAAGAGCAGAGAGGAACATCTTCAtgcagcagagtgtgaagcCCCACCACAGGTCTACCCGAACATACCAGAAGAACCGAAACCACAG CCAAAatgcgaggaggaggaggctccAGTCTTGCCTCCACGCGCAGACCGTTTCCTGGATTACCCGCCGCCCCccatggtggaggaggaggatatTGGTGTGTATGATGAAGGTGAGGAGTACAAGGAGATCCCTCCAGCGCCCcctgtggaggaggaggaggatatgGGCGTATATGATGAAGTGACGGCAGAAGATGGAGGCGAGGAGTACGAGGAAGTTGCCACAGCACCCCCACCAGCTTGGCCGG CTACCGGCGACTACGAAGACCTGTCAGGTGGCGTCCAAGCAAAAGCACTTTATGACTATCAAGGAG AGGACATCGACGAGATCTCCTTCAATCCAGACGATGTGATCACCAACATAGAGATGATCGATGAGGGCTGGTGGAAGGGAAGTTGCCACGGACGCACCGGCCTCTTTCCAGCAGCGTACGTTCAGCTGATGCAGTGA